TATTTCGAAATTCGCCAAAAAATGCTCATGTTTGAGCGAAGCGAGTTTGAGATTTTTTGAGTGAATTATCGTAATAAAAATATTCTAAATTTTTTCAGTGAACGTTTTTGGTACTTTTTCTAAAAAAGTACATAGAAAAGTCTTATTGTTTATCAACAGCCTTAGCCTCCTCCAGTTTAACAGAAAGCAATTTAGATACTCCATCATCCCCCATAGTCACTCCGTAAAGAATACTAGCCCTTCGCATTGAAGCCCTATTATGAGTAATAACTATAAACTGAGTTTTATGAGATAGGTCATCCAAAATTTCAGCCAACCTTTCAGAATTTGCTTCATCTAGAGCTGCATCAACCTCATCCAAAACTACAAAAGGTGATGGGTTGGCAGAAATTATAGCAGAAATAAGAGCAATAGCGGTCAAGGCTCTCTCTCCTCCGGACAACATAGAAATAGAAGAAATCTTCTTCCCTGGAGGTGTCGCCTGTATCTCAATGCCGGCTAGCCCAGTTGCATTATGTTTTTGTAAAAATTTAATTTTCTTAGCATCAATTGCTGATTTAAAAACTACTTCTTTTTTTTCTTCCTCTTCCCCCTGCCCTGAGCTTGTCGAAGGGTCTTCGTCTTTTTCCATAACTTTAATAATACGAGCCTTCCCTCCACTAAACAAAATTTTAAAATACTCTTCAAATTTAGTTTGAATTATTTTGAATTCTTTATCAAAAATTTCCTTAATCGTAATATCTAATTCTTTAATTATTTTTTCAAGTGAACCAATGGCATCGACCAAATCGGTGACTTGCCCGGATATAAAATCGTACCTTTCCTTTGTGCTAATAAATTCATTTTCAACTTCTGGATCAATCCCCCCAATATGTTCTAGATGTTTTCTGGTGTTTGAAATTTTATTTTTTAGTTCTTCAAGTTCAACATGTCCCTCGGCTCTAGTGTCACGAACTTCACGCATACCCCCAAGGTTTTGTCTTATTTCTACTTCCAGGTCCTCTAGCTTAGTTTCTCTTCTGGTTGCATTAATCTTGACCTCATTTAATTTATTTGTGATGATATTAATCTCGTTTTGTAAAGATTGAATGCTTCTCTGTAGGGAAAAAAGCTTACTTCTCTTTTCTTCTTCAGCCTGTGATATATTCTCAATCTTTTTCTTAACTTCGTTAATTCTAGAATCAACTGTCTGTAATTCTAAACTAAATTTATTAAGAGCCTCAGCTATTTCACTACTACTCAACTTGTTAGCACTTTGATCTATTCGTTCTTTTAGAGAACTCAATTCGTTTTTTAGTTGACTTAATTTTTCCTTTTTCAAAGAGGCTCTTTCTCTCTTTGAGGCAACTAGTAAATTTATTTCCGAAACGCGAGACAATACCACCTCTTTCTCTTCTATATATTTATTAATCATTGCTCTTGCTTCTGACAAAAACTTCACCTTTTCTTCATCATCTTCGTCGGTGGAAACTACTTTTTTTAAATCATTCTTTATTTGTACTAATATCTCTTTTACTTTTGCAAAGTCTTCACTTTCCTCAGCCTCTTTCAGTTTATTAAGAACCGAGTTAATTATATTTTTAATATCATCGCCGTCTTTATTTTTCGGGGATGATGAAAAAGAAAATATCCTATTATTGATATCGTTTATCTTTTTATCTAGCTCTCTTTTTTTGTTACTAAACTCTTCTAGACCCTGAGATTCTTTCCCGGCCTCAGTATCTGCAAATAAAATTTCTTCTTCCAATGACTCAATTTCTTTTTTCATGTCCGAAACTCTCCCTGTCAAAAAAGACAAATCAAATTGGCCCCTAGACTCTAAATCAACTTCATTTTCAACCTCGAGCCTAGCTATCTTTTTATTCAAATCATTTTTCTCAATTTGTAGTTTATTTAAATCTCTTTGCAATTGATTAAACTCTTCACTCACAGTATTTTCAGATTCCAAAACAGCTAAATTTTGGTTCAATTTTTTCATTGAATCCTCTTTGGTGTTTTTTTCTTTTTCAATTTCCAAATACCTTTTATTGAAATCTGAAAATTCATCGTTTATCTTGTGCCAAGTGTTTCTGTAATATACCAAGCTCAAACTTCTCAGCTCTTTTTCAAGTTCTTCTTTTCTCTGAATTTTATTAACCTGCCTAGTAAGACTTTTTAGTCTTGGCTCAATTTCAACCAAAATCATTTCCGCTTGATTTAGATTTTCATAGCTGGCTTTCAGTTTATTTAAAGCGTCATCTCTTTTTATTTGAAATTGTTTTACTCCAGTTGCTTCATCAAAAAATTCCTTACGCTCAGAAAGAGAAGCGCTTAAAAACCCCTCAACTGTTCCTTGCCCAATAACTGAATATGTCTTTTGACCAAACTTTGCCTTTGCGAGGAGCATCTGCACATCTGACAATCTAACACGACTATTGTTTATTAAATACTCACTATCTCCATTTCTAAAAAGTCTCCTAGTGATAACTAATTGAGAATAATCAATTGGGGCTTTTCTGTCTTCATTGTTTAGATGAAGAGAAACTTCGGCCATTCCCAGCTTGCCTTTCTTGTCAGAACCCGAAAATATCACATCTTCACTTTTCTTGCCACGCAAGGATTTCATACTTTGCTCACCAAGAGCCCAACGTATAGCATCGGCCACATTAGATTTACCAGAACCATTAGGTCCAACAACTGCCGTTAAGCCTCTTTTGGTGTCATTAAGCATACCAACAAAAGTTAGTTCATTTTTGTTAGCAAATGATTTAAATCCTTGGACTGATAGCTTTTCTAAATACATTATTTTATCATTAAGAAAAACACGGAAATGCCGTATTTATCCTTAATTATACAACATATTAAAATATATGACAAAAGACCTTTTCAGGCCTTCTTGATGTCATTAAAATAATATAAAATTATCCGACAAAAAATTTAAATATTTTTCTAATTACTAAGTATACAATAAAAAATATTAATAAAAAAAGAAAAATTGTATGACTTAAAAAGAAAATCAATACGTTTACAATTAAGAGATAAGTTTTTGAAAAAAGATTCTTAAAAAATACACTTATTTTATTCTTTACCTTCGCTTCATTTAGATCTTTAGGTAAATATTCACTTGTTATGGTTAAATCTGGAGGATTTGGGGCAATCTCGGTTGAAGAGGCTGTAGAGGTGGATTTTACTGTTTTTAACTGGACAATATTGTCTAGGCTATTATACAGGGTATCTGTAATCTTTTCTTCTAATTCCCCCTTTTTTGTCTCTAGCTTTTCTATTTGAGATATGCTTAAGCTATCAACCAAGCCATCAACTTTATTTTGAGTTATTTTATTTAAAAACCCCATAACAGAATCGTCTATTTTATCCAAAAACCCCTTTTCCTCTACTATTTGTATTTCAGATTCAACATCTTCATTGGGGGTTGTAGTAGATATAATTTGGTCATGCTCAAAAGGATTGGTTCCTTCAGCAATCTCTGCTAAGTCGTTTTTCCCGTCATTGTCATCGTCATCGTCAGCTATGTTGCCTATACCATCCTTGTCGTTATCAAAATCAATAAATATTTTACTTTTTGCAATCTGGGTCTCTTTAAAATCAATATCTGCAACAATATTTTCAATACTATTTATAATTGAAACATTTTTAATTTCAGCGCCGACTTCTATTTCTCCTTTTTCAGCCACCCAGTCTATCCAAACATTATGGGCGCCAGAATTGGCAGGCATTTCAAAACCTGTATCTCCAATAAAACCTTCATTATTAAAAAAATGAAGTTCACCAGAAATATTATACTGACTATTGTTGTAGAGAGCTGTATATATTTTCACTTCATCGTCAACAAAAACTGGATATTTTGAAAACCAAATAGGACCAGGAACAAAACCAGCATTATCAATATTTTCAATCGCCGCAAAAATAGCAAAAGGGGAAAATAGAATAAAAGAGATTATAAATATTTTCAAAATATTTTTCATATTATACTAATTGTAGCAGATAAGCTTGGAAACCAAAAATGTCACCAATTTGAGTCCGGTGACATTTTGGAAACGCTAAAGTTTAAAACCCTAACATTTTAAATCCCCATGCACGACCCACCGCCGCAAAGACGATGAATCATGTGTGGGAGCCAAGCTATAAATAGTACCTTGCTGGGCTATATACAACTTGGCTCTTTAGTTTTTGAAAAGAGCGGTAAATTTAGCAAAATAATTGGCTAAACTTATTACTTTATGATCTTTTTAGATCATAGAAAAGCACTCATAAAAGTAATTTTCTATAAGCTAAACTAGGAATATCTATTTAAATAGTAAGAATCGCTAAAATCGCTATTTATTACAGATTCATAATAAATATGATTTTTAGAGTTTTCGCTAAAATTTATCGATTTTTTCTCCAAAACTGAATAAAAGCTCGACAATATAAGCGCAGCTCCAATCACAACAAAAAAAGCAATGGACAAACTTAATACGAGTCCAGACCAACTGAACTCCTGCTCCATTGCTTTCTTTTTTATTAAATTGTACTGCCTCCAATTGATATGACTCAATTTGATCTCACTATAATCAGAAGCTACATGTGAGCTAATCATCTTTTTTTTATTTTTTATTTTTATTTTTGTCTATGATTATATAGTATCAAATATAAGCTATTTTGTCAACTGGGGATAAGTTTAAAACTTATGATTATTACCTAAAATTAGCTAAATTATATATTAATCCACTTTTTTATATCCTCAACTATACCGCAGTCAGGTAATTTGTCGGTATTAACTACAATCTTATCTAGAGTAGACCTTCTTATCTCTTTCTCGTACTCTTTTTGTTGAGAAATGTACCACTGCGGTGACTTTAGTATTTTTTCGTAATGTGGGTATAAATTTAATCTATCTTGAATTCTTTTCTCTATTACTTCAATTTTCTCTGGAAATTTAATAAAAACAATCTTAAAATTAAGGTTTTTTAGTTCATTTTCAATCTTTTGATAGTTCTTTTCTTCTTTATTATACAGTCTGTTGTAAATTAGGTCTGAAATATGAAATTTCTCTAAAATTATATTTTTATTATTTAATTCCTTGAAAATTTCTATATAATGTTCTAAAACTGCCGCCCCCTTATCGCTCCCAAATACACCATTATCACAATTAAACCAATGGCAACCATTTAAAATATTGTTGCTAGTATTGGCATCTTTCTCTAAATATTCATATACTTGAGACATTATCCAACTTTTGCCTGATAGTTCAGCCCCTTCAAAGATAAGATGTTTTTTCATAATTTTATATCATTATTTACGACATGATAAGCTAAAATGTACATTGCGGCATTCCAGGACTGACCTTTCATTCCTAGCGGTTTGTAGTTCTTTGAATTAAACCACTCGTTAAACTCCCAGTTGTTTTTTTTGTTTAGTTCGGCTAATCTTCGTAATTCTTTCTTTGCCAAGTCATGCTGACCGGCTTTTTCTAGGGCAATTATCCAAAACCCACCAACAAATGGCCAAATACCGCCATTATGATAGCAATTCGCTTTATTCAAACTTGGCTCTTCATCTAGATATTCTCTGTAATCTTGGTCTTTTTTTGTAATTTCAGGGAATAGTATTTTTACTGGATATTTTTTATTTGCTTTCTTATTTATTATATATCTTATTATTTCGTTAGATTTTTTATTCTCAGACACATTAAATAAAATTGCTAGAGAATTTGCAAAAACATCGCATCTGTCTGATGCATATCGATATGAAATATATTGCAGATAACATGGGATATTTTCTACATCTTTTTTTAAAAAATCCAGCGTTTTTCCCCTATATTCTTCTTTTTGTAAATATATTGATTTACTAGCATCTGCCTGATGAGGCAAGAATATGCTATTTAGCCCATCTAGAGCTAATTCTCTTTCGTCTTCATAGCCATAAAGGTGCAGAACTCGATACCACAAAACATTTGTATATAAAACAGCCCCATTGTTTGGCATATAGTCTGCCCAATCGCTTGCCTCGCCCTGTTCCAAAAGACCATCATTATTTGTATCTTGATAAAAAAGCCAATTGATTGCTTTTTCAATTTTGGGTTTTAGTGCTTTCTTTAATTCATTGTCTTCTGAGTGTTTATCATAAAAATCGACAGCAATTAGCCACCACAAAGTAGAATCAATACTTCCTAAATAATAGAAATAGGAATTTTCATTATCCGGGCTAATGGAGGATGGAATCTGTCCTAGACTTGTTTGGTGTTCGGAGAGGGTAGTTAGGCTTTTTCTAGCCACCTCAATCAAATCTTTGTTTTTTGAAGCGACCATTCCCATTGATGAAATCGAAGCATCTCGAGCAAAAATGTTTACATACATTTGTTCTCGAGCTTCTTCACCTGGGGTTGATGCCATTAACCCAAATTCTGTTGAATTTTTCAAAAGAAGCTCAACTGATTTTTCATAAGCTTCTTTTCTTATGTCTTTGAACATGTTATATATTGACTTTTTATCTATTTATGATATCTTATTATTATTCAATGTAGATCTTTTCAACAACTAACCAGGAAGAAAGGGAAAAAAAATGACTAAAGAGAGTTCTAGTGTTATGAGCGAAATTTCAAGCACTTTTACCCCGACTGCCACTGTTCAAGATAGTGACAGGCTGTGGGGGAGGTCAGTTGAACTCAACAATGTCCTCGGGAAAGAGGTGACTATCAATCCAAAAACTGAGCGTAACTTCAAGGTCGAAGGTCAACCAATGAAAAGTTTTGAAGTTACAACCTGTGACCGAGCAAGTAGTTACCGAGTAGCAACTAATTTTCTCACTACAATGTGTGAGCAAACAAGCAAAATGTTTGGCATCAAGTTTGTCCCCATAGACCCACCTCTTCAACATTTTTCAATCTAAACCTCGGTCTCTATAACTGGGGTTTTTTATTTGCCTATTATTCTATCTATCTTTCTTAAATATTTTGATTCAATTTGAAAATAATTCCAAGAATTTTGAATTTTTGCTCTACCTCCTTCAAAGATGTGAAAATCTGACCCACCGGTTTCAATAAAATCAAGTTCGTTAGAAAGGTATTGAAAATACATTACTGCTCCCAAAGAATGATGTGGAGATAAAACTTCTATGCCGTCTATTCCCATTTTCTTAAGATGCTCAAATTGTTCACGTTTAAGATGTCCATTTTTCCCTGGGTGATTTATAATTAATTGACCACCAATTTTCTTTCTTAATTTTATAATCCTATTTATATTAACATAACTCTCATTCAAGACACCATATTTTTTATTTTTTAAATACTCCATCATTATATCTTCTTCGCGAGGATTCTTTATTTCTAAATCATTTTCAAATATTTTTTGATTTTTTTTTGATTTCCACATTTCATATACTATCCCATTAATAGGAATGTAGTGATTATGAGAATCTAAAACTTTCTCTACATTTAGTTCTATTCCTTTTTTTTCAATAACCTTACATAATATTCTCCTAACACTTGCTCTTCTTCTGATTTGGGTTTGTCTCAATAATGCGTGTAGTTCGGGACTGGCGTCATCAAAATTATACCAAAGTAAGTTAAATCTTTTATGACCCAGCTTAACATATAGCTCTAGCCCAACTATCGACTTCATTCTCCTTTTTTTGCATGCTTTCTTAAACTCATCAAGACCTGCTACTGTATTGTGGTCAGTTAATGAGGCAATTTTTACTCCATTTGAATACGCAAAATTTGCTACCCCCGTTGGAGTTAATTGTCCATCAGAATATGTTGAGTGATGTTGAAGGTCTATCCTCATATTAACTTTTTTTAGTAATTTTTAATTTCCTTTTTACTTCTTTAATTAACATATCTGCTCTTTGTGGCTGTGGATGGTCCATTAATAATAAATGAGTAGCTGTTCGTAATGATGTCCAATTATAATACATTTCTATCCTTTCCTCCAAAGATTCTGTCATTTTTATTTTAGCATTTTTAAGGTAGGCATCCAAAAATATTTTTTTTAATTTATTCCCATATCGCCTGTCGTTTGTTTTTCGCTTTGACATGTAAAATAGTTGCTGTAAAAATGAACCAATGTCTCTTGCTGGATCAGAGAGGCTCATATCAGCAAAATCAATTACTCCTATTTTCTTTTTACCCATTTTTATAATATTTTCAGGGTGAGCGTCACCATGAACTAGACAATGTTTGTTGTTTGGATTATTTAGGTATTTATTTTCTTTTTTAATAAAAATGGCATAAGCTTTTTCATAAATATATAAATATTTTGGATATTGATAAAATATTTTCTCAAATAATTTCTTCTCTCCAGGAACAACTGTTTTTATTCGGCTATTGTTTTTATTAAAGTTCCTAGCTCCTTCTGTGTTCAGGTTGTGCAGTTTAGCAAACCAGGATGCCACCTTTGGCAATATTTCCTCAACGTTTTTCCTGTCGTCCTCTTTAATATAATAATATAAGGTGTGTCCTTTTACCCCCCTATAGAACGTTGCCCTAAATTCGTTTGAATAAAAAAGAGGGTGTGGAATAGAAAGATGGCCCTTTGAAAAACTATTTTCCCACAAATATTTTAAAACTGCATGAACATTTTTCCTTGGTTCAGAGTCATGAGCAGAGCAAAAAATTGGAAGTTCTTTTATTTTTCCCTCTTTTGTAATAAAAACTGTTTTAAACTCTATAACAACATGATAATAATACTTACCCCAAATACCTTTTTTGTGCGGGATAATTTTAATTGATTTTATTTTATCAAACTCTGGGTAAAGAGGTAGAACTTTTTTTGTAAATAGCTCCTTAACAAATTTTTCGTCAAAGAGTTGATAAATTTTATTCATAATAATAATTTATTTCCAATAAACCTGCCAATGCTTTTCCCAGATTTTGTATCTTAACTCTGAGGCCATTTTTTCTATTTCAATTTTTATATCCTTTGTTTCTTTGTTAGCCAAAGATCTAACTGCTCTTGTCAGGTCGTTTATTCCCCTCTCTATCTCATCTGGGTTCCAAGTTACTCCTGAAAATAACATAAAATCCTTTTCACTTGCCCACCAGTAGTTGCAGCTAATAAGACCCCGTACCAAATGCCATCTAGCCCAGTAAAAATTATCGTCATCTTTATAATCATAAACTGCTGTGTAGGCTATCTTTTGCATTTCCCAGAGTCTCATTTGTATTTTGTTTTTTTTGTTATACCAAACAAAAAAAGGTTGGCCCCGCTTTATTTCAGCTTCAGATGAGTTCCAATTACCTGAAATCGGTTTTATTTTTTCTATTTTTGTTTGCGTACCAATATAGTCTGATATTTTTTGCGTTTCCAGCCCAGCTCTTTTAAGCAGTTTTTCAAATTCACCTGTATGGTCTATATGACGCAAGCCATATAACTCTCCGTCGCTTGCTGTTATGACTGTTTTTTCTTCACCTGCATCAAGTAACTTAGCTATTTTTTGAGGAACATAAGTATTTGATTCACTTCTCGTACGAATGACTAACTTTAGACCACTATTCTCATCCCCGTAAATTTTCCCAACATCCGTTTGATTCAATTTACCATTGCAAATAATTTCATCAACTATTATCCACTCATAGCCGAGCTCTTTTATTGATTTGGCCACAGATGGACTGTAGGCCATTTCAGGCAAGAAGAATCCCTTTGGTTTATACTTATCACTGAGATATTTTTTTAAAATCTTTTCATTCTCCTTAACTTGTCTAACAATCTCCTCTTTTGGCATTAGGGGTAATATTGGATGATACATGGCTGTGCCTGTCAATTCAATTTGTCCTTTTTTAACTAAAGAAAATAATCTTTGAATTAACTCATGCTCCCCCATTTCTTCCCACCTTTGAATAAGGCAACCTGCAACATTAAAAGTAAAATTAATATTTTTATTTTCCTCTAAAGCTCTTATTATTCTTTTATAGCTTTTTTCTGTTGCCTCTTTAATGTTATGGGTATCTGTATTTACTGGTTGATACAGGTGTAAGAAATTTATCCACTTCATATTATTTATGGTTACCGTTCATTTTTATTGCTTTTCTAAATAGAACCACATATTTGCCTGCTGGGATTTCCCAAGAGCTAGAGTTTTTCATTGCTCTTGAAACAAGATTTCTCCAATTACTTTTGTATTTATATGTCTCAAGCGCCCTAATAATAGCCGCGTGAAAAGAAAATTCATTAAAGGACTTAAAAACAAAGCCTGTTCCATTCTCTTTACTAGGCGAATAGTCCACAACTGTATTGTGAAGTCCACCAACTTTTCTGACAATTGGAATACAACCATATCTCATTGCTATTAACTGATTTATTCCACATGGTTCATGATGAGAAGGAAGCAAAAACATATCAGAGGCAGCATAGATAAGAGTTTCTATGCTTTTGTTGCCAGTAAAAGGAATCCAAATAATTTTCTTTGGATATTTTTTTTTATACTTTTTTAGAGTGCTTATATAATTTTTATCGCCGTCCCCGAGTATAATAAATTGAATATCCATTCTTACAATTGATTCCATTAGATTTTCAATTAACTCAAAGCCTTTTTGAAAAGTAACCCTTGAAGTAGCACAAACCAAAGGAATATTTGAATTAACTGGAAAGCCTATTTTTTTTTGTAAAAATTCTTTGTTTAGTTCTTTTCTGTGAATCTTTGAAAAATTATAATTTTTATACAAACCCCTGTCACTCACTGGACTGTAGGCATTATAGTCAATCCCATTCACTATCCCAAAGACACGTTCTTCTCTGTTTTTTAAGATTCTATGTAAATCTTGTCCAAACTTTTTGGTTAATATCTCATCTCTATATTGTTCTGAAACTGTGTTAATAATATCAGCCGATAGTAATCCTCTTTTGGCAAAATTAATATACTCAATGTCTGGGTCGTTTATATGGGGGAGTCTTTTTTTGCCGTAATCTTTTTTGCTAAGTGGTGTATCCCACCAATTTTGACCAAATTGAAAAACTAAATTATGTATAGTAAATATCGTTTTAGCATGACTAAGTGTTTTTGAATATCTAAAATCGGTTTTTAGATAATAAGGGATGAGGCCGGTTTGCCAATCATGACAATGAACAATATCTGCTTCAAATTTAAGAAGAGAAATTAATTTTAGAGAGGCAACATTAAAAATTAAAAATCTTGCATTTTCGTGACCTGACCCATACAAAGATTTTCTTTTTGAGAAATACTTTTTCACTTCTACAAAATATACTGGGAGATCTTCCATTAAATACCCTTTCCAATAATTTACATTTACTGTTTCTTTAGAATTTAAAATAACATTAACATTTTCATAAACTATTTTTAGATTATGTTCCTTTTTATCAATAAGTTGTCCATAAAGCGGGGTTATAGCTATAACATCATGACCTAGTCTATTTAGGGCTTTGGGAAGACTTCTGGCCACATCAGCAAGACCGCCTGTTTTTGAAAAAGGAGCTATTTCTGATGAAACTGAAACTATTTTTAATTTTGCTTGCATAAATTATTTATAATTAGAGGCACAAATAGCTACAGCCAAAGCATCGGCTGCATCATCTGGTCTTGGAATTTCCTCTAAATTAAGAATCATTTTTACCATTCTTTGAATTTGAGCTTTATCAGCTCTACCATAGGTTGAAACTGCCTGCTTAACTTGCAAGGGTGTAAATTCTACTAATTTAGCCTTACTCATTTTCGCTGCCAATAAAACAACACCTCTGGCTTGCCCAACAATAAGGGCGGTTTTTACGTTTTTATTAAAAAACAATTCTTCAACAGCAATAATGTCCGGTCGGTGCTTTTTGATTATTTTATTTAAATCAATAAATAGTTTCTCTATCCTGCTCGCTAAATCTTCTTTTGGGCTAGTTTTAATTGAGCCATATTCAAGGCAAAGCAATTTACCATTTTGTTCTATTCTAATAATACCAAAGCCTGTGTCAGCAATCCCGGGGTCAATTCCTAAAATTATTTTAGTCATTTAAATGTTTAAATTTGAGTAATAATCGGAAACATCTTCATCATCTTCAAGGGATTCTATAAATTTTTCAATTTTATCCTCATCCTTTTTTTCTGGAGTGACGTCTTCTTTTGCAACATATTCTATATCTGCCGATTCTGTGTTTATATTTTTTTCTTCAAGGAACGTTTTTATCTTGGACAAATCATTCACTGGTAAATATATTGTTATTCCTTCATCTTCCTGTTTAATATCTTCTGCTCCAAGATCAATTAATTCCAATTCCATCTCATCATCAATTTTCCCTTCAGCTAAATTTTCTTTCAGTATCATAACAACACCCTTCATTTCAAAATTCCACATTACCGACCCTAATGAACCGCTTCCTTTTGAAAAAAGATGACGAATGTTTGCAGCACTTCTATTTTTGTTGTCAGTTAATACTCTTAAAACAAATTGTGAATTAGCAGGACCAATTCCTTCATAAATAAGTTCTTCAATTCTT
The sequence above is a segment of the Patescibacteria group bacterium genome. Coding sequences within it:
- a CDS encoding AAA family ATPase, whose protein sequence is MYLEKLSVQGFKSFANKNELTFVGMLNDTKRGLTAVVGPNGSGKSNVADAIRWALGEQSMKSLRGKKSEDVIFSGSDKKGKLGMAEVSLHLNNEDRKAPIDYSQLVITRRLFRNGDSEYLINNSRVRLSDVQMLLAKAKFGQKTYSVIGQGTVEGFLSASLSERKEFFDEATGVKQFQIKRDDALNKLKASYENLNQAEMILVEIEPRLKSLTRQVNKIQRKEELEKELRSLSLVYYRNTWHKINDEFSDFNKRYLEIEKEKNTKEDSMKKLNQNLAVLESENTVSEEFNQLQRDLNKLQIEKNDLNKKIARLEVENEVDLESRGQFDLSFLTGRVSDMKKEIESLEEEILFADTEAGKESQGLEEFSNKKRELDKKINDINNRIFSFSSSPKNKDGDDIKNIINSVLNKLKEAEESEDFAKVKEILVQIKNDLKKVVSTDEDDEEKVKFLSEARAMINKYIEEKEVVLSRVSEINLLVASKRERASLKKEKLSQLKNELSSLKERIDQSANKLSSSEIAEALNKFSLELQTVDSRINEVKKKIENISQAEEEKRSKLFSLQRSIQSLQNEINIITNKLNEVKINATRRETKLEDLEVEIRQNLGGMREVRDTRAEGHVELEELKNKISNTRKHLEHIGGIDPEVENEFISTKERYDFISGQVTDLVDAIGSLEKIIKELDITIKEIFDKEFKIIQTKFEEYFKILFSGGKARIIKVMEKDEDPSTSSGQGEEEEKKEVVFKSAIDAKKIKFLQKHNATGLAGIEIQATPPGKKISSISMLSGGERALTAIALISAIISANPSPFVVLDEVDAALDEANSERLAEILDDLSHKTQFIVITHNRASMRRASILYGVTMGDDGVSKLLSVKLEEAKAVDKQ
- a CDS encoding glycoside hydrolase, producing the protein MFKDIRKEAYEKSVELLLKNSTEFGLMASTPGEEAREQMYVNIFARDASISSMGMVASKNKDLIEVARKSLTTLSEHQTSLGQIPSSISPDNENSYFYYLGSIDSTLWWLIAVDFYDKHSEDNELKKALKPKIEKAINWLFYQDTNNDGLLEQGEASDWADYMPNNGAVLYTNVLWYRVLHLYGYEDERELALDGLNSIFLPHQADASKSIYLQKEEYRGKTLDFLKKDVENIPCYLQYISYRYASDRCDVFANSLAILFNVSENKKSNEIIRYIINKKANKKYPVKILFPEITKKDQDYREYLDEEPSLNKANCYHNGGIWPFVGGFWIIALEKAGQHDLAKKELRRLAELNKKNNWEFNEWFNSKNYKPLGMKGQSWNAAMYILAYHVVNNDIKL
- a CDS encoding PHP domain-containing protein is translated as MRIDLQHHSTYSDGQLTPTGVANFAYSNGVKIASLTDHNTVAGLDEFKKACKKRRMKSIVGLELYVKLGHKRFNLLWYNFDDASPELHALLRQTQIRRRASVRRILCKVIEKKGIELNVEKVLDSHNHYIPINGIVYEMWKSKKNQKIFENDLEIKNPREEDIMMEYLKNKKYGVLNESYVNINRIIKLRKKIGGQLIINHPGKNGHLKREQFEHLKKMGIDGIEVLSPHHSLGAVMYFQYLSNELDFIETGGSDFHIFEGGRAKIQNSWNYFQIESKYLRKIDRIIGK
- a CDS encoding aminoglycoside phosphotransferase family protein → MNKIYQLFDEKFVKELFTKKVLPLYPEFDKIKSIKIIPHKKGIWGKYYYHVVIEFKTVFITKEGKIKELPIFCSAHDSEPRKNVHAVLKYLWENSFSKGHLSIPHPLFYSNEFRATFYRGVKGHTLYYYIKEDDRKNVEEILPKVASWFAKLHNLNTEGARNFNKNNSRIKTVVPGEKKLFEKIFYQYPKYLYIYEKAYAIFIKKENKYLNNPNNKHCLVHGDAHPENIIKMGKKKIGVIDFADMSLSDPARDIGSFLQQLFYMSKRKTNDRRYGNKLKKIFLDAYLKNAKIKMTESLEERIEMYYNWTSLRTATHLLLMDHPQPQRADMLIKEVKRKLKITKKS
- a CDS encoding polysaccharide deacetylase family protein — encoded protein: MKWINFLHLYQPVNTDTHNIKEATEKSYKRIIRALEENKNINFTFNVAGCLIQRWEEMGEHELIQRLFSLVKKGQIELTGTAMYHPILPLMPKEEIVRQVKENEKILKKYLSDKYKPKGFFLPEMAYSPSVAKSIKELGYEWIIVDEIICNGKLNQTDVGKIYGDENSGLKLVIRTRSESNTYVPQKIAKLLDAGEEKTVITASDGELYGLRHIDHTGEFEKLLKRAGLETQKISDYIGTQTKIEKIKPISGNWNSSEAEIKRGQPFFVWYNKKNKIQMRLWEMQKIAYTAVYDYKDDDNFYWARWHLVRGLISCNYWWASEKDFMLFSGVTWNPDEIERGINDLTRAVRSLANKETKDIKIEIEKMASELRYKIWEKHWQVYWK
- a CDS encoding glycogen/starch synthase, whose protein sequence is MQAKLKIVSVSSEIAPFSKTGGLADVARSLPKALNRLGHDVIAITPLYGQLIDKKEHNLKIVYENVNVILNSKETVNVNYWKGYLMEDLPVYFVEVKKYFSKRKSLYGSGHENARFLIFNVASLKLISLLKFEADIVHCHDWQTGLIPYYLKTDFRYSKTLSHAKTIFTIHNLVFQFGQNWWDTPLSKKDYGKKRLPHINDPDIEYINFAKRGLLSADIINTVSEQYRDEILTKKFGQDLHRILKNREERVFGIVNGIDYNAYSPVSDRGLYKNYNFSKIHRKELNKEFLQKKIGFPVNSNIPLVCATSRVTFQKGFELIENLMESIVRMDIQFIILGDGDKNYISTLKKYKKKYPKKIIWIPFTGNKSIETLIYAASDMFLLPSHHEPCGINQLIAMRYGCIPIVRKVGGLHNTVVDYSPSKENGTGFVFKSFNEFSFHAAIIRALETYKYKSNWRNLVSRAMKNSSSWEIPAGKYVVLFRKAIKMNGNHK
- the ruvC gene encoding crossover junction endodeoxyribonuclease RuvC, producing MTKIILGIDPGIADTGFGIIRIEQNGKLLCLEYGSIKTSPKEDLASRIEKLFIDLNKIIKKHRPDIIAVEELFFNKNVKTALIVGQARGVVLLAAKMSKAKLVEFTPLQVKQAVSTYGRADKAQIQRMVKMILNLEEIPRPDDAADALAVAICASNYK